In one Nicotiana tomentosiformis chromosome 6, ASM39032v3, whole genome shotgun sequence genomic region, the following are encoded:
- the LOC104088920 gene encoding uncharacterized protein, with product MWGLSYLQNLWPFSVIKPDDLRISDGLVRKLSVPENTKQFVYAIREPESQAVIYVLCVQNLSERSAVDAQCLIREVKPEAVVVQVGNSVDGDQKEELLLSNSGNFEEEEEDSVPTSSVEVLKRCFVHKINKEKYENVAGRVVLREIFGVGFDGHLSAAKKAAEEVGSSFLLLESPFVKCSTSNECSSVGDEGYENRFGVFGLEAGNSLVPLRTGLLVSANSRAFCVTSDVQSQMVKLLSSHLVNSGSLQKMGSEDVPLQLNYQVPQFAQTVYPLLSDLHDIFVDIPSIGRALACAQKMFNDVCNGNAVDSNILFEVYVFKIAVEGLRIALNNAGRLPLSKMGYHTTEFSELSVEDKSHALLAQALRSQAEKFKSIVAVVDASGLAGLRKHWKINIPEEVKDIVEQLVTDSESDGDNSSRSDRKGLLAVKPVVAVGAGATAVLGASSFSKVVPASTIVKVVTFKVPASLKLIMTQTQKALALAFGKSNVVAPGMASSGVKSSVLKATASAEKIRAVAHGVIASAEKTSLSAMRTAFYEIMRKRRVRPVGFLPWTTFGCSIATCATLLVYGDGIECAAESLPSAPSIASLGRGIQSLHQASEAVRQTENSRIQKSIESLVYRFKKISIS from the coding sequence ATGTGGGGTTTAAGCTATTTGCAAAATCTGTGGCCTTTTTCTGTAATAAAACCTGATGACTTGAGAATTTCTGATGGGTTAGTTAGGAAATTATCAGTACCCGAAAACACAAAGCAGTTTGTTTACGCGATTCGTGAACCCGAATCACAGGCTGTAATATACGTATTGTGTGTTCAGAATTTATCTGAACGATCTGCTGTAGATGCCCAGTGTTTAATTAGAGAAGTTAAGCCTGAGGCTGTAGTTGTCCAAGTGGGTAATTCAGTAGATGGTGATCAAAAAGAGGAACTTTTGTTGAGtaatagtggaaattttgaggaggaggaggaggattcGGTACCAACTTCGTCGGTTGAGGTGTTGAAGAGGTGTTTTGTGCATAAAATTAATAAGGAGAAGTATGAGAATGTTGCGGGGCGGGTTGTTTTGAGGGAGATATTTGGTGTTGGGTTTGATGGGCATTTGTCTGCTGCTAAGAAAGCAGCTGAAGAAGTTGGTTCGTCTTTCTTGTTGCTCGAGTCACCTTTTGTTAAATGCAGCACGTCTAATGAGTGTTCTAGTGTGGGGGATGAGGGGTACGAGAATAGGTTTGGAGTGTTTGGTTTAGAGGCTGGTAATAGTCTGGTTCCTCTAAGAACGGGGTTATTGGTGTCAGCAAATTCGCGTGCATTTTGTGTTACGAGTGATGTTCAGTCTCAGATGGTAAAGTTGTTGTCGTCGCATTTGGTCAATTCAGGTTCCTTGCAAAAGATGGGGTCTGAGGATGTTCCGCTGCAGTTGAATTATCAAGTACCACAGTTTGCACAGACTGTTTATCCATTGCTCTCTGATCTACATGATATTTTTGTTGATATTCCCTCAATAGGAAGAGCTCTAGCTTGTGCTCAGAAGATGTTTAATGATGTTTGCAATGGAAATGCTGTTGATTCAAATATCCTTTTTGAGGTTTATGTCTTCAAGATTGCCGTCGAAGGATTGAGAATAGCTTTGAATAATGCTGGTCGGCTGCCTCTTAGTAAAATGGGATATCATACAACTGAATTTTCTGAGCTTTCTGTTGAGGACAAGTCGCACGCCCTTCTTGCACAGGCCCTCCGAAGCCAGGCCGAGAAGTTCAAATCAATAGTTGCAGTAGTAGATGCCAGTGGCTTAGCTGGACTAAGGAAGCACTGGAAAATTAATATACCTGAAGAAGTTAAGGACATTGTTGAGCAGCTGGTCACTGACTCTGAGAGCGATGGggacaactcgagccgaagtGACAGAAAAGGGTTACTAGCTGTTAAGCCAGTGGTAGCTGTTGGGGCTGGGGCCACAGCAGTTTTAGGAGCTTCTTCGTTTTCTAAAGTTGTTCCTGCATCTACGATAGTGAAGGTTGTTACCTTCAAAGTCCCTGCTTCTCTAAAACTCATCATGACTCAAACTCAAAAGGCCCTTGCTCTTGCATTTGGGAAGTCAAACGTAGTAGCACCTGGAATGGCAAGTTCTGGTGTCAAATCATCTGTCCTTAAGGCAACTGCTTCAGCAGAGAAAATCCGTGCCGTGGCTCACGGAGTTATAGCCTCTGCAGAGAAAACTAGCCTCTCAGCCATGAGAACGGCATTCTATGAAATTATGAGGAAACGCCGAGTCCGGCCAGTTGGATTTCTGCCTTGGACTACCTTTGGATGCAGTATAGCCACTTGTGCAACCTTGCTTGTTTATGGAGATGGAATAGAATGTGCTGCTGAATCTCTTCCATCAGCTCCTTCAATTGCCAGTTTGGGTCGTGGAATCCAAAGCTTACATCAAGCTTCTGAGGCAGTGAGACAAACAGAAAACTCCAGGATACAAAAGTCAATAGAGTCTCTTGTGTACAGATTTAAGAAGATAAGTATCTCATAA